The following coding sequences are from one Formosa haliotis window:
- a CDS encoding glutaminyl-peptide cyclotransferase: MKATNIFIIMFLTAALISCGSSSNDKKSDFSLKTNAPGNGISLHETLNLSIKNPKNLEIDSIAYFINDEKVSEKIELNQQKLGKQHLKAIVYTAGESQTVTQPLLILNDKHPEVYTFELLNAFPHDITSYTQGLEFHNGVMYESTGQYKESKLRKVDFETGDVIQNVKLADEYFGEGLTVLNDKLYQLTWQKGVGFVYDVNTLEKQSSFKYNNSKEGWGLCNDGKVLYKSDGTEKIWILDPNTLEEKDYIQVYTNKGKIGRVNELEWIDGKIYANIYQKDGVAIINPRNGAVEGVIDFTPLKKKVTQHQGLDVLNGMAYNPSTKTLFVTGKRWDKLFEVTVKPKQ; this comes from the coding sequence ATGAAAGCAACCAACATATTCATTATCATGTTTTTAACCGCAGCTTTAATTTCTTGCGGTAGTAGCTCTAACGACAAAAAAAGTGACTTTTCTTTAAAAACTAATGCTCCTGGCAACGGAATTTCACTTCATGAGACCCTAAATTTGAGTATAAAAAATCCGAAAAATCTAGAAATCGATTCTATTGCTTACTTTATTAACGACGAAAAAGTTTCAGAAAAAATAGAATTAAATCAACAAAAATTAGGGAAACAACATTTAAAAGCGATTGTTTACACTGCTGGTGAATCGCAAACCGTTACGCAACCCTTACTTATTTTAAACGATAAACACCCTGAAGTTTATACTTTCGAACTATTAAACGCCTTTCCTCACGATATTACTTCGTATACCCAAGGTTTAGAATTTCATAATGGGGTGATGTACGAAAGCACCGGACAATACAAAGAATCTAAACTAAGGAAAGTAGATTTTGAAACTGGCGACGTGATTCAGAATGTAAAATTAGCCGACGAATATTTTGGTGAAGGCTTAACTGTTTTGAATGATAAATTATATCAATTAACCTGGCAAAAGGGTGTCGGATTTGTTTACGATGTGAATACCTTAGAAAAGCAAAGTAGTTTTAAATACAACAATAGTAAAGAAGGTTGGGGCCTATGCAACGATGGCAAGGTATTATACAAAAGTGACGGCACGGAAAAGATTTGGATTTTAGACCCAAACACCTTAGAAGAAAAAGATTATATACAAGTATACACCAATAAAGGTAAAATTGGACGTGTGAATGAATTAGAATGGATCGATGGGAAAATATACGCCAATATTTATCAAAAAGATGGTGTCGCTATAATCAACCCTAGAAACGGTGCTGTAGAAGGTGTTATCGATTTTACTCCGCTTAAAAAGAAAGTGACACAACACCAAGGGCTAGATGTTTTAAATGGTATGGCTTACAACCCGAGTACTAAAACCCTATTTGTTACAGGAAAACGTTGGGACAAATTGTTTGAAGTGACTGTAAAGCCAAAACAATAA
- a CDS encoding acyl-CoA thioesterase, which translates to MQTFQLKVTVTPDDLDELQHVNNVRYVQWIQDVAKGHWQHTATPSMQDLYIWVVIEHHIFYKGEAVLHDNLILKTYIKRAEGVKSIRVVEVYHEATNKLLLKAETHWCLIHNKTKRPTRIPEDVKAIFQ; encoded by the coding sequence ATGCAAACTTTCCAGCTTAAGGTTACTGTTACACCAGACGATTTAGACGAATTACAGCATGTAAACAACGTTAGGTATGTGCAGTGGATTCAGGATGTGGCCAAAGGTCATTGGCAACATACAGCAACACCAAGCATGCAAGATCTTTATATTTGGGTGGTAATAGAACATCATATTTTTTATAAAGGTGAAGCCGTTTTACACGACAATCTCATCCTTAAAACCTATATTAAAAGAGCTGAAGGTGTAAAATCTATTCGTGTTGTAGAAGTCTATCATGAAGCTACAAACAAGTTACTTTTAAAAGCCGAAACACATTGGTGCCTTATACATAATAAAACCAAACGTCCTACCCGTATTCCCGAAGACGTTAAAGCTATTTTTCAATAA